The following are encoded in a window of Flavobacterium psychrotrophum genomic DNA:
- a CDS encoding aminopeptidase has translation MIQIRKAFFLLLLLFCGITNAQHKNTISAELDAVARTINVQQEITYANNSGDTLNHIILNDWNNAYSSKTTPMAKRFTDEFIKAFHLAKEEERGSTTIYSLVDQNGLLLDWKRPEGHPDLVQVQLKNPIYPGRSFSIKLTYKVKIPNERFTHFGYDPKTGNFNLRDWYLTPSRYEHGFVTYSNENLDDIANAASDYDFTVKVPLAYTLYSDLNSQGMASAQDKFASYHFEDSNRMGFNLVLELQKFTEVFNFQSATIYSSMRDNRTTDVQRAMIVDRIAQYTSEKLGSYPYGKIIVTKADYDRNPVYGLNQLPSFLRPFPDSFIFELRFLKTYLNIYLRNTLKLDPRKDSWVYDGIQMDLLMQYINENHAEKKMMGQLGNWGILRGHHIFEITLNEQFNYFFLLMARRNLDQPIGDPKNTFIKFNEQISGKYKAGLAFTYLDDYLGNGIVTKSFSEFYTQNVNSSQANRNDLELIMQKNAPKDISWFFNKLIASRDVIDYKIGPVKKEKDSLQVTLKNVSGTNVPISLYGVKKGNVVFKQWIDGFDKDSTFTVARKDADRLVLNYNEEIPEYNPRNNQKPLNNFFPNKRPYKFTFFQDLEDPAYNQIFFVPGFAYNLYDGLSPGLRFHNKSLLEKPFIFDLNTLYSPNTGHAIGSFSLMYNQYIRDGELFNIRYFLSGNTYHYAPDARYYKFTPSVQLRLRPDDFRKNLKEVINIRQVMVQRQKSLYVPADPHADSYSVFNARYSKVNSNISRHNNFYTDVQLSDSFGKVSGEFQFRRLFNDNRQVNVRLYAGMFMYNNTGNSDFFSFGLDRASDYLFDYNYYGRSETSGLFSQQFIMADGGFKSMLDTRYANQWMTTVNASFNIWNWIEVYGDAGFMKSRNSNTDFVYDSGIRLNLVTDYFELYFPVYSSNGFEVNDTNYAQKIRFVVTLSPSTLISLFTRKWL, from the coding sequence TTGATTCAGATCCGAAAGGCCTTTTTTCTCTTACTGTTACTGTTCTGCGGCATTACTAATGCCCAGCATAAAAACACCATTAGCGCCGAGCTCGACGCCGTGGCGCGCACAATTAACGTGCAGCAGGAAATTACCTATGCAAATAATAGCGGCGATACGCTGAACCATATTATACTGAACGACTGGAACAATGCCTACTCATCTAAAACAACGCCTATGGCTAAACGTTTTACCGATGAGTTTATTAAGGCATTTCACCTGGCCAAAGAGGAAGAGAGAGGCAGTACCACAATCTACTCTCTTGTAGACCAGAATGGATTGTTACTGGACTGGAAACGCCCCGAAGGCCATCCTGACCTGGTACAGGTACAGCTCAAAAATCCTATTTATCCGGGCCGTTCGTTCAGTATAAAACTTACTTATAAGGTAAAAATACCTAACGAGCGTTTTACACATTTTGGCTACGATCCAAAAACGGGCAACTTTAACCTGCGCGACTGGTACCTTACACCCAGCCGTTATGAGCATGGTTTTGTTACCTACAGTAATGAAAACCTTGACGACATTGCTAACGCAGCATCTGATTATGACTTTACCGTAAAAGTTCCCCTTGCATATACGCTTTACAGCGACCTTAACAGCCAGGGTATGGCAAGTGCTCAGGATAAATTTGCATCCTATCATTTTGAGGATAGCAACCGTATGGGCTTTAACCTGGTGCTTGAGCTACAAAAGTTTACCGAGGTTTTTAATTTTCAGTCGGCCACTATTTACAGCAGCATGCGCGATAACCGTACTACTGATGTGCAGCGTGCCATGATTGTTGACAGAATAGCACAATACACTTCCGAAAAATTAGGGTCTTATCCTTACGGAAAAATTATTGTTACAAAGGCTGATTATGACCGTAACCCGGTATATGGGCTTAACCAGTTACCATCTTTTTTAAGGCCATTTCCTGACTCATTTATTTTTGAACTGCGGTTTTTAAAGACCTACCTTAACATCTACCTAAGAAACACACTGAAGCTTGACCCGCGAAAAGACAGCTGGGTATATGACGGTATACAGATGGATTTGTTAATGCAGTATATTAACGAGAACCACGCCGAAAAGAAAATGATGGGCCAGCTGGGTAACTGGGGCATTTTGAGAGGTCACCATATTTTTGAGATCACACTTAATGAGCAGTTTAATTATTTTTTCCTGCTTATGGCACGCCGCAACCTGGACCAGCCCATAGGCGATCCTAAAAATACTTTTATAAAATTTAACGAGCAGATATCGGGTAAATACAAGGCAGGGCTTGCCTTTACCTACCTTGACGATTACCTGGGTAATGGAATCGTTACTAAATCTTTCAGCGAATTTTACACGCAGAATGTTAACAGCAGCCAGGCTAACAGAAATGACCTTGAGCTTATAATGCAAAAAAACGCCCCTAAAGATATCAGTTGGTTCTTTAATAAATTAATAGCTTCCAGAGATGTTATCGATTATAAGATTGGCCCGGTTAAAAAAGAAAAAGACTCGTTACAGGTAACCCTTAAGAATGTTTCGGGTACTAATGTGCCAATTTCATTATATGGCGTTAAAAAAGGCAATGTAGTTTTTAAACAGTGGATAGATGGCTTTGATAAAGACAGCACCTTTACCGTTGCCCGAAAGGATGCCGACAGGCTGGTATTAAATTATAACGAAGAAATTCCGGAATACAATCCGCGCAATAATCAGAAGCCGCTTAATAACTTTTTCCCTAATAAAAGGCCGTATAAATTCACTTTTTTTCAGGATCTTGAAGACCCTGCCTATAACCAGATATTTTTTGTACCCGGTTTTGCCTATAACCTTTATGACGGGCTCTCACCAGGATTGCGATTTCATAATAAATCATTGCTTGAAAAGCCTTTTATTTTCGATTTAAATACGCTTTACTCACCCAATACAGGTCATGCCATAGGTTCATTCTCACTTATGTACAACCAGTACATACGCGATGGCGAACTGTTTAACATACGCTATTTTCTTTCGGGAAATACATATCATTACGCACCAGATGCACGCTATTATAAGTTTACACCATCAGTGCAGCTTCGCCTGCGCCCAGATGATTTCAGGAAAAACCTTAAAGAGGTAATTAACATCAGGCAGGTAATGGTACAAAGGCAAAAATCGCTTTATGTACCGGCAGATCCGCATGCCGATAGCTATTCGGTATTTAATGCCCGTTACAGTAAGGTTAATTCTAACATATCGCGCCACAATAATTTTTATACCGATGTGCAGTTATCAGACTCATTTGGTAAGGTATCGGGAGAGTTTCAGTTCCGACGCCTCTTTAATGACAATCGCCAGGTAAATGTGCGCCTTTATGCCGGTATGTTTATGTACAACAACACCGGAAATTCAGATTTCTTTAGTTTCGGCCTTGACCGCGCTTCTGATTATCTTTTTGATTATAACTACTATGGGCGTAGCGAAACATCAGGGTTATTCAGTCAGCAATTCATTATGGCCGATGGCGGTTTTAAATCGATGCTCGATACCCGGTATGCAAATCAATGGATGACTACTGTAAATGCCAGCTTTAACATATGGAACTGGATAGAAGTTTATGGCGATGCCGGCTTTATGAAAAGCAGGAATAGCAATACTGATTTTGTGTATGACAGTGGTATACGCCTTAACCTTGTTACAGACTATTTTGAATTGTATTTCCCTGTTTATTCCAGCAATGGTTTTGAGGTTAATGATACCAACTATGCCCAAAAAATACGCTTTGTGGTAACCCTTAGCCCAAGCACACTGATAAGCCTGTTCACACGTAAATGGCTTTAA
- a CDS encoding TIGR00730 family Rossman fold protein has protein sequence MSKEKYSSDEEWIHDGLKQKPWNEIRSNDSWAIFKIMAEFVNGFETMAKIGPCVSIFGSARTKPEDKYYLLAEEIAEKIANAGYGVITGGGPGIMEAGNKGASRGKAPSVGLNIELPFEQHFNPYISHDFNLNFDYFFVRKVMFVKYSQGFVGMPGGFGTLDELFEAVTLIQTKKIAKFPIILVGTEYWGGLMGWIEQTLIGKFHNASPDDLNLIKVVDTADEVVAVIDAFYKKYSLSPNF, from the coding sequence ATGTCAAAAGAAAAATACAGCAGCGACGAAGAGTGGATACACGATGGGCTTAAGCAAAAACCGTGGAACGAAATAAGGAGTAACGACTCCTGGGCTATTTTTAAAATAATGGCCGAGTTTGTGAACGGGTTCGAAACCATGGCTAAAATTGGCCCGTGTGTTTCAATATTTGGTTCTGCGCGTACCAAGCCGGAAGATAAATACTATCTATTAGCCGAAGAAATAGCCGAGAAAATTGCCAACGCCGGTTATGGCGTTATTACAGGCGGTGGCCCGGGTATTATGGAAGCCGGTAATAAAGGTGCCAGCCGTGGTAAAGCACCATCGGTAGGGCTTAATATAGAACTGCCTTTTGAGCAGCACTTTAACCCATACATAAGCCACGATTTTAACCTTAACTTCGACTACTTCTTTGTACGCAAGGTTATGTTTGTTAAATACTCTCAGGGGTTTGTGGGTATGCCGGGTGGTTTTGGTACCCTTGATGAACTTTTTGAAGCTGTAACGCTTATCCAGACAAAAAAAATCGCTAAATTCCCTATCATATTAGTAGGTACAGAATACTGGGGCGGACTTATGGGCTGGATAGAGCAAACACTGATAGGCAAATTCCACAATGCAAGCCCGGACGATCTTAACCTTATCAAGGTAGTAGATACTGCCGATGAGGTAGTGGCCGTTATTGATGCTTTCTACAAAAAGTACAGCCTGAGCCCTAACTTCTAA